A genomic segment from [Flavobacterium] thermophilum encodes:
- a CDS encoding glyoxalase I: MEVKKVDHIGIAVRSIEKALPFYTDVLGLPFLGIEEVESEQVKVAFLQAGEAKIELLEPLSPESAVATFIEKRGEGIHHVALGVEDIAERIRELKEHGIRMIQDAPKRGAGGAWVAFMHPKSTGGVLYELCERPKTEGHQ; encoded by the coding sequence ATGGAAGTGAAAAAAGTCGACCATATCGGCATTGCCGTCCGCTCGATCGAGAAAGCGCTTCCGTTTTATACGGATGTGCTCGGCCTGCCGTTTCTTGGCATCGAGGAAGTCGAGTCGGAGCAGGTGAAAGTGGCGTTTTTGCAGGCGGGAGAGGCGAAAATTGAACTTCTTGAGCCGCTGTCGCCAGAGAGCGCGGTGGCGACATTTATCGAGAAGCGCGGTGAAGGGATTCATCACGTGGCGCTTGGCGTCGAGGACATCGCCGAGCGCATCCGTGAGCTCAAGGAGCATGGCATCCGCATGATTCAAGATGCGCCGAAACGCGGCGCCGGCGGGGCATGGGTCGCGTTCATGCACCCGAAATCGACCGGCGGCGTGTTGTATGAGCTTTGTGAACGGCCGAAAACGGAGGGACACCAATGA
- the ykuD_1 gene encoding Putative L,D-transpeptidase YkuD: MRVWLAICLVITAVLGAPFQTAAEAKPLVIVNKAINKLALVRDGRIEAVYPVATGVNTDLTPEGMFTVTVKAKYPYYRKKNIPGGAPNNPLGARWIGFNARGTDGRIYGIHGTNNPASIGGYVSQGCVRMHNRDVEHLYERVPIGARVLILRSNESLYAIAKRYGAVR; this comes from the coding sequence ATGCGGGTATGGTTGGCCATTTGTCTCGTGATAACCGCAGTGTTGGGGGCGCCTTTCCAGACAGCGGCGGAGGCGAAGCCGCTTGTCATTGTGAACAAAGCGATCAATAAGCTCGCGCTCGTCCGCGACGGCCGCATCGAAGCCGTTTATCCCGTGGCGACCGGGGTCAATACCGATTTGACGCCGGAAGGAATGTTTACGGTGACGGTGAAGGCGAAATACCCGTATTATCGGAAAAAGAACATTCCAGGCGGGGCGCCGAACAATCCGCTCGGCGCAAGGTGGATCGGCTTTAACGCGCGCGGGACGGACGGGCGCATCTACGGCATTCACGGCACGAACAACCCGGCGTCGATTGGCGGCTACGTTTCGCAAGGCTGCGTGCGCATGCACAACCGCGATGTCGAGCATTTGTATGAACGGGTGCCGATTGGCGCCCGTGTGCTCATTCTCCGCAGCAACGAATCGCTTTACGCCATTGCCAAACGGTACGGCGCTGTCCGATGA
- a CDS encoding Predicted membrane protein, with protein MRNLRREPRRLALHERTAAFFVLLRLLGQIGFGAEARIVRFSLHRKRRHLYNEVGNHWQRRLAMKIGYRTLKTAVGAALAIAIAQLIGLHNFASAGIIVILCVQVTKKRSLETARARFAACVVAVGFAALFFTAFGYHPWTIGLLLLLFIPVTVRLKINEGIATSSVIILHLYAAGDITWGLVANEILLVAVGIGVALLMNMYMPSAEKELKEYQRIVEDLFRIILKEIVRYLRTNELDWDGKELPLAAETLDKAKKLAMRHADNQLWRNEDEYVRYFRMRERQLEIIEHMLPLVTSLVYTVEQRMMVADFIDELSDAIHPGNTADRFLRRLAEMREQFKAMPLPKTREQFEERAALFHLVRELERYLIIKSEFHPGNERKPQRLKA; from the coding sequence ATGAGAAATCTCCGTCGTGAGCCTAGGCGGCTTGCCCTGCATGAGCGGACAGCCGCCTTTTTTGTCCTTTTGCGCCTGTTGGGACAGATCGGCTTCGGAGCGGAGGCCAGGATTGTCCGTTTTTCCTTGCACCGAAAGCGCCGTCATCTGTACAATGAAGTCGGCAACCATTGGCAAAGGAGACTCGCGATGAAAATCGGCTATCGGACATTGAAAACGGCGGTGGGGGCGGCGCTGGCGATTGCCATCGCTCAGCTGATCGGCCTGCATAATTTCGCTTCCGCTGGCATTATCGTCATTTTATGCGTCCAAGTGACGAAAAAGCGGTCGCTTGAGACCGCTCGGGCCCGTTTTGCGGCGTGCGTCGTTGCGGTCGGGTTTGCGGCGTTGTTTTTTACCGCCTTCGGCTATCATCCGTGGACGATCGGGCTGTTGCTTTTGTTGTTCATTCCTGTGACGGTTCGCTTGAAAATCAATGAAGGCATTGCGACAAGCTCGGTCATTATTTTGCATTTGTATGCGGCCGGGGACATCACGTGGGGATTGGTCGCCAATGAGATCTTGCTGGTGGCGGTTGGCATTGGGGTAGCGCTGCTGATGAACATGTATATGCCGAGCGCCGAGAAGGAGCTCAAAGAGTACCAGCGCATTGTCGAAGATTTGTTTCGCATTATTTTAAAAGAAATCGTCCGCTACTTGCGCACAAATGAGCTTGATTGGGATGGGAAGGAGCTGCCGCTTGCGGCGGAGACGCTCGACAAAGCGAAAAAGCTCGCCATGCGCCACGCCGACAATCAATTATGGCGGAATGAGGATGAATATGTCCGCTACTTCCGCATGCGCGAGCGGCAGTTGGAAATCATCGAGCATATGCTTCCGCTTGTGACATCGCTTGTCTACACGGTCGAGCAGCGGATGATGGTCGCCGATTTTATCGACGAATTAAGCGATGCCATTCACCCGGGAAATACGGCCGATCGGTTTTTGCGGCGCCTTGCCGAGATGCGCGAACAGTTTAAAGCGATGCCGCTGCCAAAGACGCGCGAGCAGTTTGAAGAGCGGGCGGCGTTGTTTCATTTAGTGCGCGAATTGGAGCGATATTTAATCATCAAAAGCGAATTCCATCCCGGAAACGAACGAAAACCGCAGCGGCTGAAGGCATGA
- a CDS encoding Predicted nucleotidyltransferases has translation MYGMSPTVFERLMAYFAGEEDIQKVILFGSRARGTARYNSDIDLCVDYTGKQKWKIKEDLDEIVGIYSCDVLFFDALNEAIRREIERDGKTIYEKSPS, from the coding sequence ATGTATGGAATGAGCCCGACCGTGTTTGAACGGCTGATGGCGTATTTCGCGGGCGAAGAAGATATACAAAAAGTCATTTTGTTCGGCTCACGGGCGCGCGGCACGGCCCGCTACAACTCGGACATTGACTTGTGCGTGGACTACACCGGCAAACAAAAGTGGAAAATCAAAGAGGATCTTGACGAGATTGTCGGCATTTACTCATGTGACGTGCTTTTTTTCGACGCGCTGAACGAAGCGATCCGGCGGGAAATCGAGCGCGACGGGAAGACGATTTATGAGAAATCTCCGTCGTGA